A region of Daphnia carinata strain CSIRO-1 chromosome 10, CSIRO_AGI_Dcar_HiC_V3, whole genome shotgun sequence DNA encodes the following proteins:
- the LOC130695947 gene encoding E3 ubiquitin-protein ligase TRIM9-like isoform X2: MEDELKCPSCRQFFAQPVLLPCFHAMCLSCALQNQQPVVNNLASHATAHEQQLEQPLPPPPTELQLLSELHCNDCNDSDQLSILSETDSGVVVSTSGSSGGSSRPSSCHIQPASATTTAANNSTVAAATISLSCPSCRKLVYFDENGAQNLPRYRAMQTIVDKFTETCNRTSANSSTACQLCPDTTEAGQQTATVFCQQCQVFYCERCRENCHPARGPLAKHSLISPQQGRQALRSLKEKFKQSCADAVPHCSEHGDQVQSYYCNTCRLGACHLCVLSDAGRHQNHDVHLLALICKQQKAELTQSLQQLSEKAKSATEVIQRLKSSSERVQESCANVESAIHAQCLELMEALRRREEALVDFARRERDLQLRRLREEVATCTAHLQHTTALVQFCIEALKESDSSAFLQIGSMLVNRVSNLDLTWRQEMEELTNRASPTLELTLDDLGLRRNIDQLTFLEMKPPGPPRILAEECSAENNSITVAWQPHPASFVEGFVLELDDGGGVAAGRFREVYCGKETICTVDGLHFNSLYNARVKAFNSSGDGPYSDSLALHTAEVAWFTFDMTAYPAETRLSADGLTATTDSYEPRVLLSSVGFSRGVHYWEFTVDRYDGAADPAFGVARRDVARDSMLGKDELGWSMYIDHQRSWFLHNNVHSHRTDGGIDVGSTVGVLLDLDRRQLSFFVNEEPQGTVAFVDLHGVFYPAVSLNRNVQVTLHSALDPPPSSASCPDSGEESDEGHPIGGGDVAERINSGTKSSESMSSLTCAVAAL; encoded by the exons atggaggacGAATTGAAATGTCCGTCGTGTCGCCAATTTTTCGCTCAGCCCGTCTTACTGCCGTGTTTTCACGCAATGTGTCTCAGTTGCGCGCTGCAGAATCAACAGCCCGTTGTCAACAATTTGGCCAGTCACGCGACGGCTCACGAACAACAACTGGAACAGCCATTACCGCCGCCGCCGACCGAATTGCAATTACTCTCCGAACTGCATTGCAACGACTGCAACGATTCGGATCAATTGTCCATCCTGAGCGAGACGGACAGTGGCGTTGTGGTCAGCACGAGCGGCAGCAGCGGAGGCAGCAGCCGGCCGAGCAGTTGCCACATCCAACCCGCATCAGCGACGACGACCGCAGCCAACAATTCAACTGTTGCGGCCGCCACCATTTCGCTCAGCTGCCCGTCGTGTCGCAAACTCGTCTACTTTGACGAAAACGGAGCTCAAAATTTGCCTCGCTACAGGGCCATGCAAACGATCGTAGACAAGTTCACGGAGACGTGTAACCGTACGTCAGCCAACTCTAGCACAGCGTGCCAACTGTGTCCGGACACGACAGAAGCCGGCCAGCAAACTGCCACCGTTTTTTGCCAACAGTGTCAAGTTTTCTACTGCGAACGATGCCGAGAGAACTGCCACCCGGCCCGCGGTCCGCTCGCTAAACATAGCCTCATTTCGCCGCAGCAGGGCCGTCAAGCTCTCCGTTCGCTCAAAGAAAAGTTCAAG CAGTCGTGTGCAGATGCCGTTCCACACTGCAGCGAACATGGTGATCAGGTCCAATCTTATTATTGCAACACTTGTCGATTGGGAGCTTGCCACTTGTGCGTTTTATCGGATGCTGGCCGCCATCAAAATCACGACGTCCATCTATTGGCGCTTATCTGCAAACAgcaaaag GCCGAGTTGACGCAATCGTTGCAACAGCTGTCGGAGAAAGCCAAAAGTGCGACGGAGGTGATCCAGCGCTTGAAGAGTTCGTCGGAAAGAGTCCAG GAGAGTTGTGCCAACGTCGAATCGGCCATCCATGCTCAATGTTTGGAACTGATGGAAGCATTGCGACGCAGGGAAGAAGCCCTGGTGGATTTCGCCCGGCGCGAACGTGACTTGCAATTGCGGCGATTGCGGGAAGAGGTGGCCACTTGCACGGCTCACCTGCAGCACACGACGGCGctcgttcaattctgcatcgaagcTTTGAAAGAATCCGATTCATCGGCTTTTCTTCAG ATCGGGTCGATGCTAGTCAACCGCGTCTCCAATTTGGACCTCACTTGGCGACAGGAAATGGAGGAATTGACCAATCGGGCCAGTCCGACACTCGAACTCACCCTCGACGATTTGGGCCTGCGACGCAATATCGACCAGCTCACTTTCCTCGAAATGAAAC CTCCCGGACCACCAAGAATCTTGGCCGAGGAATGCAGCGCCGAAAATAATTCAATCACAGTGGCCTGGCAACCGCATCCGGCCTCTTTCGTCGAGGGTTTCGTTCTGGAACTGGACGACGGCGGGGGCGTCGCCGCTGGTCGTTTCCGC GAGGTCTACTGCGGTAAGGAGACCATCTGCACGGTGGACGGCCTGCATTTCAATTCGCTTTACAACGCCCGAGTCAAAGCTTTCAACAGCAGCGGCGACGGACCCTACAGCGACTCGCTGGCTCTTCACACGGCCGaag TGGCTTGGTTCACATTCGATATGACAGCCTACCCAGCAGAAACTCGGCTGTCGGCTGACGGATTGACGGCCACGACCGACAGCTACGAGCCGCGTGTTTTGCTCAGTTCAGTCGGATTCTCACGGGGCGTCCATTACTGGGAATTCACCGTCGACCGATACGATGGCGCGGCTGATCCGGCATTTGGCGTGGCAAGACGAGACGTCGCGAGAGACTCCATGCTGG GTAAAGATGAATTAGGATGGTCCATGTACATCGACCATCAACGGTCTTGGTTCCTCCACAACAACGTGCACAGTCATCGAACCGATGGCGGAATCGACGTCGGTTCTACAGTTGGCGTCCTACTCGACCTCGATCGGCGTCAATTGAGTTTCTTCGTCAACGAAGAGCCtcag gGAACGGTGGCTTTCGTCGATCTACACGGCGTCTTCTACCCGGCCGTTTCGCTCAACCGCAATGTACAAGTCACTCTCCATTCAGCTCTCGATCCACCGCCATCTTCGGCCTCTTGTCCCGACAGCGGAGAAGAAAGCGACGAAGGCCATCCAATTGGCGGCGGCGATGTCGCTGAACGAATAAACAGCGGGACGAAATCTTCTGAATCGATGTCTTCACTCACGTGTGCCGTTGCGGCGCtctga
- the LOC130695932 gene encoding etoposide-induced protein 2.4 homolog, whose translation MEHIKDVLSAASRGILDSLRGFFLIFTLDREIELQRSLKRESKSKIIRRSQTSTSSASKEKQEEPRILHRTLQCSLLNGGVFCLSIFAFNGIVLPLIEALLTFSFSFGGQLNAAQWVWSWTSPVLSATFSTLWILPLFVLSKFVNCFWFHDIADAAYKYSRGRPQLLPSISKMIADMLFSMVIQALFLVQAMIMGLLPIAVFNGLLSMLHLCLLYSLYSFEYRWFNEGWELPKRLTHIENHWPYFFGFGLPLAILTSMPSSTLVSGCVFSVLFPFFIVSGNEARPTTKANNYPLRLFSPVVALANTIFNRTIGRSRSA comes from the exons ATGGAGCATATAAAA GATGTACTTTCTGCAGCATCACGTGGTATTTTAGATAGTCTGAGAggattttttctaatttttaccTTGGACCGAGAAATTGAATTACAGCGTAGTCTTAAACGAGAATCCAAGAGCAAAATTATAAGACGTTCTCAAACAAGCACGTCGAGtgcttcaaaagaaaaacagga GGAACCTCGAATACTGCACAGGACACTTCAGTGTAGTCTGTTGAATGGAGGGGTTTTCTGTCTTTCAATATTTGCCTTTAATGGCATTGTTTTACCATTAATTGAAGCTCTACTTACATTCAGCTTCAGCTTTGGTGGGCAGCTCAATGCTGCGCAATGGGTCTGGTCTTGGACCTCTCCTGTTCTATCTGCAACTTTCTCAACATTGTGGATTCttcctttatttgttttaagcAAATTTGTGAATTGTTTTTGGTTCCAT GATATTGCTGATGCCGCATACAAATACTCAAGAGGCAGACCACAGCTATTGCCCAGTATTAGCAAAATGATTGCAGATATGCTTTTCAGTATGGTTATTCAAGCACTATTTTTGGTtcag GCCATGATTATGGGACTCCTGCCAATTGCAGTGTTCAATGGTCTGCTGTCAATGCTTCACTTGTGCCTTCTGTATTCCTTATACTCATTTGAATACAGGTGGTTCAATGAAGGTTGGGAATTGCCGAAGCGCCTAACTCACATTGAGAACCACTGGCCTTACTTTTTCGGATTTGGTTTGCCATTAGCAATTTTAACGTCGATGCCCTCATCTACTTTAGTCAG TGGATGCGTTTTCTCGgtattgtttccatttttcattgtAAGTGGTAACGAAGCCCGACCCACTACCAAAGCCAA CAATTATCCTCTAAGGCTATTTTCTCCCGTCGTCGCTCTTGCCAACACG ATTTTCAATCGTACAATTGGTCGTAGCCGATCCGCCTAG
- the LOC130695937 gene encoding uncharacterized protein LOC130695937 — translation MSPFIDASRQTDAMHYWILNSLLLIYMATVAAGNPTDGNGWARSAANETATTAGNSLTSTTASSKVIIDSSDDIIPIQSDYDSVRSSVIFFSASLSMFAAIGIIVFFRKCVNCPTERPDGQLRHGRHHYYTAGGEIAHFRSLVDRTSATNAVTVVDVDDTFDVITGIDVPLNPSSNSKMTSQEDEINVSPSHKATCHYPLLSLVDSTSGFRFYDDDDEVADGIDDNQAPGDCT, via the exons ATGTCGCCGTTTATCGACGCATCGAGACAGACAGACGCAATGCATTATTGGATATTAAATTCGCTTCTTTTAATTTACATGGCCACCGTCGCTGCCGGTAACCcaacag ACGGAAATGGATGGGCAAGATCGGCGGCCAACGAGACGGCCACAACTGCTGGAAACAGTTTAACATCGACGACGGCCAGCTCCAAAGTCATCATTGATTCGAGCGATGATATCATTCCGATCCAGTCCGACTACGATTCAGTCCGAAGTTCCGTCATCTTCTTTAGCGCTTCCCTTTCCATGTTCGCTGCCATTGGTATCATCGTCTTCTTCCGCAAGTGCGTCAACTGTCCCACAGAGCGACCGGACGGCCAGCTCCGGCACGGACGCCATCACTATTACACGGCAGGTGGCGAAATCGCCCATTTCAGGAGCTTGGTCGATCGAACGAGCGCTACCAATGCCGTCACGGTCGTTGACGTGGACGACACGTTCGATGTCATCACCGGCATCGACGTCCCGCTAAATCCATCGTCGAACAGTAAAATGACCAGCCAAGAAGACGAAATCAATGTGTCGCCAAGTCATAAAGCCACTTGTCATTATCCGCTTCTTTCTCTTGTCGATTCGACATCCGGATTCCGTTTCtatgacgacgacgatgaagtAGCAGATGGAATCGACGATAATCAGGCACCTGGAGATTGTACCTAA
- the LOC130695921 gene encoding uncharacterized protein LOC130695921, whose product MRLLFLGLLIFCVSSVLPNSIEGNGAEDSLTDVSVKEAKVCIICVTTGQSEEEEETNPSEIGGISPDEVTSNLERRKKWKKKWLHRREKNRFIDHHHHHHHHHHHHRWSKKAKRIEERRNRLASGNKKFYSKIQYKERSSQTDQLNDAMDKMLTLFSQTLNSGNSTFHLRLSKPQEDLKVAPWMFVQFDGSAGSEEKRITSESDNANKLETPEGETDSDVDDNEDDANAEGDSKVSTDAEDESQTSAEVSNAKEEANKATDDDDDDDDDDDEEDAVSETSANITCVENNNSKRFNLISKPLPVVLSDGATEYYVKLLSQQEMQCTNGSSVEPSAGLPKAEGKHQKMSRKLRRAHARRYSRKTFTRVEGIELIERSGDVMIGSRENSSVHVVDVQLQIGPLTFVMGKKAVFPFKKSRVAFPALMARLRLKVLNGQLMSARFKPKKIQPSEAIVSLQLGQDDELTGTQQVIAQLVSYLSQETTNAWNTKYLLRRLKGRFKHLYIGKAGHKKLDFTNEDAKVLVKLLLESTSDQKQPSTEHPSTDAPALNFENREVLSEVTTSRPLIR is encoded by the exons ATGAGGCTACTTTTTTTGGGCCTcttaattttttgtgtttcatctGTTTTGCCCAATTCCATTGAAG GTAATGGAGCCGAAGACAGTTTGACGGATGTCTCGGTCAAGGAAGCAAAGGTATGCATCATATGCGTGACGACCGGTCAAAgcgaggaagaggaagaaaccAACCCATCTGAAATTGGCGGCATCAGCCCGGACGAGGTAACATCGAATttggaaagaaggaaaaaatggaagaagaagtgGTTGcacagaagagaaaaaaatcgttttatcgatcaccatcatcaccaccatcatcatcatcatcaccatcgtTGGAGTAAAAAAG CCAAGCGAATTGAGGAACGCAGAAACCGTTTGGCGAGCGGTAACAAGAAATTCTACTCCAAAATCCAGTACAAGGAGCGTTCGTCCCAAACCGACCAATTGAACGATGCCATGGATAAGATGCTCACGCTTTTTTCGCAAACATTGAACAGCGGAAACTCCACATTTCACTTAAGGTTAAG TAAACCTCAAGAAGATTTGAAAGTAGCTCCATGGATGTTCGTTCAATTCGACGGTAGCGCTGGttcggaagaaaaaaggatcaCTAGTGAATCAGACAACGCCAACAAACTGGAAACACCCGAAGGCGAAACCGATAGCGATGTCGATGATAACGAAGATGACGCAAACGCTGAAGGCGACTCTAAAGTATCTACCGATGCGGAGGATGAATCACAAACATCAGCTGAGGTTAGCAACGCAAAGGAAGAAGCCAATAAAGCTAcagacgatgatgatgatgatgatgatgacgacgatgagGAAGATGCAGTTAGCGAAACCTCTGCCAATATTACTTGCGTCGAGAACAACAATTCAAAACGGTTTAATCTAATTTCAAAGCCATTACCTGTTGTGCTATCCGACGGTGCCACCGAATATTACGTGAAGTTGCTTAGCCAACAGGAAATGCAATGTACAAATGGATCGTCAGTAGAGCCATCTGCAGGATTACC GAAAGCTGAGGGTAAACACCAGAAGATGAGCAGAAAGCTAAGGCGAGCTCACGCCCGACGTTACTCACGAAAAACCTTTACACGAGTAGAAGGTATAGAATTGATTGAAAGAAGTGGCGATGTCATGATCGGTTCGAGAGAGAATTCATCTGTCCATGTCGTCGATGTTCAGTTGCAAATTGGCCCACTGACATTCGTCATGGGGAAAAAAGCTGTTTTTCCGTTTAAGAAATCACGCGTTGCATTTCCTGCATTGATGGCTCGCCTACGCCTAAAG GTTTTGAATGGTCAGCTGATGTCAGCAAGGTTCAAGCCTAAGAAAATCCAACCAAGTGAAGCAATTGTCAGCCTCCAACTGGGACAAGATGATGAATTAACCGGCACTCAACAAGTAATTGCCCAACTTGTAAGTTACCTCAGTCAAGAAACTACAAATGCTTGGAACACCAAATACCTTCTCCGTCGTCTCAAAGGCCGATTTAAGCACCTCTACATTGGTAAGGCAGGACACAAAAAACTTGATTTCACCAATGAAGACGCCAAGGTACTTGTCAAGCTGCTGCTCGAGTCCACTTCGGATCAGAAACAGCCTTCAACAGAACACCCATCGACAGATGCTCCTGCATTGAATTTCGAAAATCGTGAAGTTTTGTCGGAAGTAACAACATCAAGGCCCCTAATCCGCTAA
- the LOC130695947 gene encoding E3 ubiquitin-protein ligase TRIM9-like isoform X1 translates to MEDELKCPSCRQFFAQPVLLPCFHAMCLSCALQNQQPVVNNLASHATAHEQQLEQPLPPPPTELQLLSELHCNDCNDSDQLSILSETDSGVVVSTSGSSGGSSRPSSCHIQPASATTTAANNSTVAAATISLSCPSCRKLVYFDENGAQNLPRYRAMQTIVDKFTETCNRTSANSSTACQLCPDTTEAGQQTATVFCQQCQVFYCERCRENCHPARGPLAKHSLISPQQGRQALRSLKEKFKQQQSCADAVPHCSEHGDQVQSYYCNTCRLGACHLCVLSDAGRHQNHDVHLLALICKQQKAELTQSLQQLSEKAKSATEVIQRLKSSSERVQESCANVESAIHAQCLELMEALRRREEALVDFARRERDLQLRRLREEVATCTAHLQHTTALVQFCIEALKESDSSAFLQIGSMLVNRVSNLDLTWRQEMEELTNRASPTLELTLDDLGLRRNIDQLTFLEMKPPGPPRILAEECSAENNSITVAWQPHPASFVEGFVLELDDGGGVAAGRFREVYCGKETICTVDGLHFNSLYNARVKAFNSSGDGPYSDSLALHTAEVAWFTFDMTAYPAETRLSADGLTATTDSYEPRVLLSSVGFSRGVHYWEFTVDRYDGAADPAFGVARRDVARDSMLGKDELGWSMYIDHQRSWFLHNNVHSHRTDGGIDVGSTVGVLLDLDRRQLSFFVNEEPQGTVAFVDLHGVFYPAVSLNRNVQVTLHSALDPPPSSASCPDSGEESDEGHPIGGGDVAERINSGTKSSESMSSLTCAVAAL, encoded by the exons atggaggacGAATTGAAATGTCCGTCGTGTCGCCAATTTTTCGCTCAGCCCGTCTTACTGCCGTGTTTTCACGCAATGTGTCTCAGTTGCGCGCTGCAGAATCAACAGCCCGTTGTCAACAATTTGGCCAGTCACGCGACGGCTCACGAACAACAACTGGAACAGCCATTACCGCCGCCGCCGACCGAATTGCAATTACTCTCCGAACTGCATTGCAACGACTGCAACGATTCGGATCAATTGTCCATCCTGAGCGAGACGGACAGTGGCGTTGTGGTCAGCACGAGCGGCAGCAGCGGAGGCAGCAGCCGGCCGAGCAGTTGCCACATCCAACCCGCATCAGCGACGACGACCGCAGCCAACAATTCAACTGTTGCGGCCGCCACCATTTCGCTCAGCTGCCCGTCGTGTCGCAAACTCGTCTACTTTGACGAAAACGGAGCTCAAAATTTGCCTCGCTACAGGGCCATGCAAACGATCGTAGACAAGTTCACGGAGACGTGTAACCGTACGTCAGCCAACTCTAGCACAGCGTGCCAACTGTGTCCGGACACGACAGAAGCCGGCCAGCAAACTGCCACCGTTTTTTGCCAACAGTGTCAAGTTTTCTACTGCGAACGATGCCGAGAGAACTGCCACCCGGCCCGCGGTCCGCTCGCTAAACATAGCCTCATTTCGCCGCAGCAGGGCCGTCAAGCTCTCCGTTCGCTCAAAGAAAAGTTCAAG CAACAGCAGTCGTGTGCAGATGCCGTTCCACACTGCAGCGAACATGGTGATCAGGTCCAATCTTATTATTGCAACACTTGTCGATTGGGAGCTTGCCACTTGTGCGTTTTATCGGATGCTGGCCGCCATCAAAATCACGACGTCCATCTATTGGCGCTTATCTGCAAACAgcaaaag GCCGAGTTGACGCAATCGTTGCAACAGCTGTCGGAGAAAGCCAAAAGTGCGACGGAGGTGATCCAGCGCTTGAAGAGTTCGTCGGAAAGAGTCCAG GAGAGTTGTGCCAACGTCGAATCGGCCATCCATGCTCAATGTTTGGAACTGATGGAAGCATTGCGACGCAGGGAAGAAGCCCTGGTGGATTTCGCCCGGCGCGAACGTGACTTGCAATTGCGGCGATTGCGGGAAGAGGTGGCCACTTGCACGGCTCACCTGCAGCACACGACGGCGctcgttcaattctgcatcgaagcTTTGAAAGAATCCGATTCATCGGCTTTTCTTCAG ATCGGGTCGATGCTAGTCAACCGCGTCTCCAATTTGGACCTCACTTGGCGACAGGAAATGGAGGAATTGACCAATCGGGCCAGTCCGACACTCGAACTCACCCTCGACGATTTGGGCCTGCGACGCAATATCGACCAGCTCACTTTCCTCGAAATGAAAC CTCCCGGACCACCAAGAATCTTGGCCGAGGAATGCAGCGCCGAAAATAATTCAATCACAGTGGCCTGGCAACCGCATCCGGCCTCTTTCGTCGAGGGTTTCGTTCTGGAACTGGACGACGGCGGGGGCGTCGCCGCTGGTCGTTTCCGC GAGGTCTACTGCGGTAAGGAGACCATCTGCACGGTGGACGGCCTGCATTTCAATTCGCTTTACAACGCCCGAGTCAAAGCTTTCAACAGCAGCGGCGACGGACCCTACAGCGACTCGCTGGCTCTTCACACGGCCGaag TGGCTTGGTTCACATTCGATATGACAGCCTACCCAGCAGAAACTCGGCTGTCGGCTGACGGATTGACGGCCACGACCGACAGCTACGAGCCGCGTGTTTTGCTCAGTTCAGTCGGATTCTCACGGGGCGTCCATTACTGGGAATTCACCGTCGACCGATACGATGGCGCGGCTGATCCGGCATTTGGCGTGGCAAGACGAGACGTCGCGAGAGACTCCATGCTGG GTAAAGATGAATTAGGATGGTCCATGTACATCGACCATCAACGGTCTTGGTTCCTCCACAACAACGTGCACAGTCATCGAACCGATGGCGGAATCGACGTCGGTTCTACAGTTGGCGTCCTACTCGACCTCGATCGGCGTCAATTGAGTTTCTTCGTCAACGAAGAGCCtcag gGAACGGTGGCTTTCGTCGATCTACACGGCGTCTTCTACCCGGCCGTTTCGCTCAACCGCAATGTACAAGTCACTCTCCATTCAGCTCTCGATCCACCGCCATCTTCGGCCTCTTGTCCCGACAGCGGAGAAGAAAGCGACGAAGGCCATCCAATTGGCGGCGGCGATGTCGCTGAACGAATAAACAGCGGGACGAAATCTTCTGAATCGATGTCTTCACTCACGTGTGCCGTTGCGGCGCtctga